One part of the Magallana gigas chromosome 5, xbMagGiga1.1, whole genome shotgun sequence genome encodes these proteins:
- the LOC136275742 gene encoding uncharacterized protein gives MLRISPRNIRMDDTKVLKVCRVSKEIQAYKNSKTDKMMKYFNLVCAENMKTYHVRVYLTGKYEMFKEGMTYKFKNAVAKGENELWVTKDTTIAYAVPVTVHPSLQIPPLPEDVPPQGVVQDLPSALKSPSKSTVTGKIVKVSPLKQVRDGTLSVKSLLMKDNDGLAKVCLFSKNAEMNYEEGDVVQITSVYPKQFLNMPQLTTTSESRCQFIPNTLNVSDPTSEELKAFENDTDFLNSTSDISTKAITLTDVLEADVYEICAKQGCRQKKMIKGQCPVCGGQESATEKNIRALFLYESEGQKDRKITMFKGAIESAMNKNVPTTDKNETLMFLIESLPISFSGCISASNIVYNINTDA, from the exons ATGCTGAGGATTTCCCCACGAAACATCAGAATG GATGACACAAAAGTTCTTAAAGTATGCAGAGTTTCTAAAGAAATTCAAGCTTATAAAAACTCCAAGACagataaaatgatgaaatactTTAATCTGGTGTGTGCAGAAAACATGAAAACCTACCATGTCAGAGTATACCTGACtggaaaatatgaaatgttcaAGGAAGGCATGACATACAAGTTTAAAAATGCTGTTGCGAAAGGAGAGAATGAACTCTGGGTGACCAAAGATACTACCATTGCATATGCTGTTCCTGTGACTGTTCACCCTTCACTGCAAATTCCACCATTACCAGAAGATGTCCCACCACAAGGAGTAGTTCAGGACTTGCCATCAGCATTAAAATCACCATCAAAATCAACAGTAACTGGCAAAATTGTAAAA GTTTCTCCTCTGAAGCAGGTCCGAGATGGAACATTAAGCGTAAAGTCCTTACTGATGAAAGATAACGATGGGTTGGCAAAAGTTTGTCTATTCAGCAAAAATGCAGAAATGAATTATGAAGAAGGAGATGTTGTACAGATAACATCCGTGTATCCCAAGCAATTCTTAAATATGCCTCAACTAACTACCACCTCAGAGTCCAGATGCCAG TTCATTCCAAATACCTTGAATGTTTCTGATCCAACAAGTGAGGAGTTAAAGGCGTTTGAAAACGATACAGACTTCCTCAATTCCACAAGTGACATTAGCACCAAAGCAATTACTCTGACTGATGTCTTAGAAGCTGATGTGTATGAAATCTGTGCAAAACAAG GATGTCGCCAAAAGAAGATGATAAAAGGACAGTGTCCAGTTTGTGGCGGGCAGGAAAGTGCCACTGAAAAGAACATCAGAGCTTTGTTTCTTTATGAATCGGAGGGTCAGAAAGATAGGAAGATAACCATGTTTAAAGGTGCCATCGAAAGTGCCATGAACAAAAATGTACCAACAACAGACAAAAATGAAACCTTGATGTTCCTGATTGAAAGCTTGCCCATTTCATTTTCTGGATGCATTAGTGCATCCAACATTGTTTACAACATAAACACAGATgcataa